In Hemicordylus capensis ecotype Gifberg chromosome 17, rHemCap1.1.pri, whole genome shotgun sequence, the DNA window GTAGTCAATGTTTGTTTCTATTTAAACTTGCATGCCATCTTTCATTCAAAAGGATCTTGTGCATTGTATTTTTATTCCACTTCTGATTTTCATTGGCTTTTTGTATCATTCTCATCCTGTTTATTTTTAACTGCTTTGAATTCAGTGGAGAAGAACAGAAAGAACAGCTGAATATTTGGCTGGCAACATCCAATTTGTCCGTCCCCCAAACCCCGGGATCTTAGCACTGGATGTGTCCTGAATTTTGAAAGACTGAATGGCTTCGAAGTGTTTGGACAATGACATTGGCTTATTAGATATGCACTTGGAACTTCTGCAGGAGATTGAGAGTTGGTCTGTATCTAACCAAGCCTTAGATAACAAAAAGAATTTGCTGGTTCGTAGGGGAAAGCATATTTCTAAATCTGAAGAAAGATTTTGCAGTGAAATGTTGTGAAAATTACTTGATGAAGCAAGCCACTAAAGATTATATTTTGCCTTGCACACGATGACAATgataaatatttacatactgtaactcttttcagcaaaagttcccaaagccgtgtacatagaaacataagtaacatggttccctgtcctgaaaAGGCCCacaatgttgggggggggaacgagggtagacaccagcaacagcctctgaggggtagctgtgctggggttggataggcccagttgctctcataagaacagccctgctggatcaggcccaagaaggcccatctagtccagcatcctatttcacacagtggcccaccagatgcctctgagaagcccacaggcagggggtgaggccatgccctctctcctgctgttgctcccttgcaactggtatgtagaggcatcttgcctctgaggctggaggtggcctatagccaccaggctagtagccattggtagccttgttctccattaatttatctaaaccccctCCAGGCTGtaggctgtcgccacatcttctggcagggaattccataggatgactgtgtggtgtgaaaaagtacttccttttgtcggtcgtaatttcttggcaatcagtttcatgggatgagctctggttctagtgttctgagagaggggggaaatttctctctgtcaactttcttcacgccatgcatgactttatagacctctgtcatgtcttctctcagtcgtctttttttctaaactaaaaagcctctcgCCTTACTATATATAAGAGAAGCACCATCACGACCCCGGTGCTAATATTTTATACGGTGCTGTGTGCATTGATGTTGGTATTCCTATCCACAGTAAAGGCAGTTTTCTGTTAAAGCTGTTCTGTCCGTTTCAGCTGGCTACCTTTAGCGTATTGATTCCGTTTCCATTCAACTTTGCTGCACGGTCAACAAGCCCCATCCTGAGACGCTCTCCTAACAGTCACCTTCACAACAGCTCCCAACAACTAAAAGCAGGATAACCTCACAGAGGTGGCCCTTAGCTCCTTGGGGAACAGAAGAGATTTCTGGATCAGAAATCCAGCAACCTGCTTCCCACAGGTAGGTAGATGCATCCAGAATCCTGAGAACAGCCCTAGGTGTAATCCCTTTTTCAAGCCTCTTGGCTAGTGGCCACCAGCATGGCTTGTGACAGCCAGCACCTTACATTAATTCTGCAGAGGGTGAGAAAACCCTCTCTTTCGTCTGGCCGTCTCCTGCCGCTCTGTATCACTGGCTGGCCCTGAATTCTAGTCTTGTGAGAAGAACAATGACTCTTTGCTGGGTTGGGAAGAGACCACAGGAAGGAAAAGGTTAGATCATTTGATAAGGTGAGAGGAGGAAGATTCAATCATTAGTGgggaggaaaaaataaccatTACTCCATGAGCGTGGGACAGACTGCTATAATTTGTATGCAATAAAAAACTGGCTCAGATACAGGCAACATGAAAGACTCAAATCTGGAAATATTGCTTCACTCTCGGACACATCCTCGACATGCAGCAAGATACACCTGGACCCCCATTAATCACATCTTGTGTACGCTTAGGTCCAACTGTCCTCATTAAGTAGATTGGCACGTTCCTTGGAGAACTCTTGCATCCTTTTTCAGCAATGGAACGTCACTCAGTTCTTTGAAGCGTCCCCCCCATTCACTAGCTCacaaaagctgcacctgttggacATCCGCCTCTTGGGCCCTGGCCCCAGCTCCTGCCATGCCAAACGTGACTCCGCGAGGCTGCGGTGCATCCTAAACTGCTCTGGAGGCTTCTCTACCTGGTCGTCTACTTCCTGCCCCCTGGCCACACGCTACCTAGTGGTCTCCCATCTTCTCCGGCTCCTGCAGAGGCGTCTCTCTGTGGCTCAGAACGTGGCCGCCTCCTGGAGCTCCAGCCCTTTGGCAGAGTTGACTTTCAGCAAGTGAATCCCAGAGTTGGAGCTGGCACAGAGGAGGGCAGCATTCTCACAGCTGGCCAGCGCAGACAGAGGCCCAGCTCCAGCGAGGCAGAAAGTGGTCAGACAAGCTAGGAGGAAGAGGACATCACGGTATAGCCGTGGCTGGAGAAAGGGCCCCTTTCCTCCACCGGGGGCCCAGTCGCTTTGCAGTAACCACTGAACAATGCAGCCCCTTGCCTTTTTAACCCTTGCGCACAGCCCCGATCACTGTCCTGCcgatccagaaaaaccagatgGGTAGCCAGAGGACGTGGAGGGTGAAAAACACACCGGACTGAATTGGCCCTGGAAAGGTGTGCAGCTAAATCGGGCAATACTTTGCTATTCTCGGCTCCAGGAGGTAGGGAGCCTTAGCTCACATGACTTCTTCAAAGGAGCAGCTATGTCTGGAAACCCAGCCATGCCCAAGGGAACCCCTGTTCGTGGTATTGCGAAGAGGTTCAGAAGGCTGCTGCGCCTCAGAGCGCCGATAACCATTTTGCGCCATGCAGTAGccagtaggagagctggtcttgtgctagcaaggaTGGTgcatggtcccttttgctaagcaaggtccatcccagtttgcatttggatgggagactacatgtgtgagcactgtaagatattcccctgaggggatggggccggagctcagtggaagagcatctaggtcccaagttccctccctggtagcctctccaagatagggctgagagaaactcctgcctgcaaccttggagaagccgctgccagtctgtgtagacagtactgagcgagatgggccaagggtctgactcagtagacggcagctgcCACTGTTCCTGTTGAGGGGAGGATTCCTTCCAGCCCCCCTCAAGTTGCACTGGATGTTTCCCACCAGCATCTGGCCCTTCACTGCCCAAGACCAAATTCTGCCCTAGCTGGACCTTGGATGAGATCCCTCAGGGTCCTCCTTATACAATTCAGTACTAAGAAGTCAAGAGCCTTCCTACCTCCAGTGTCCTGGTTCCACACGTTCACCGTGCAGTCGTGAGATGCCGTGGCAATGCCTGGGAAGGCGGCCAGGCCCGGAGGGAGGAAGATGCAGGACGCAGTGGTCTGGATGTGGCCCCTGAACTCGCGCACTCTGCACCGCGTCTGTCGGAGGTCccagagctggagaggagaggaacgCATCAGCAGGAGATATGCAGCAAATGCCCTTCCTTGCACCCTGGAATATTCCCTAGAGCCGCTGCCCTAAAGAACCAGGAGGGAATTCTCGCTCTCCCCGGTGCCCTTTGACTTCCAGTCTCAGCCTGtgttctggcagcagcagggatcTGGAAGCAGCTTTGGAAGGCGTCCCCTCACCGTGACTTCACACCCCTCGCCACCaaagccgctgctgctgctgacgcAGTATCGCCCGTCCAAGCTCACGTCGCAGGAAGTCTGGATGTGCTGTTTGGGCGGGAAGGCGTGTGCGACCTGCAGGTCTCGGGTGTCCCAGATTCTGGAGGGGAAATGCAGATGTTAACAGGCTAGAAAACAAGAAGAGCCACACAGACTGGAGTTGGCAGGGTCAATCCGTTCTGTTCTCCCAGCCACGGAAGCAGATGTGGATTGAAGTCACTTAATTAACTCAGGTGGCATTTTGTACCCGGCTCAGAGGACCCATATAAGTCCTACCCAAGTCTGTGGATTTCCAAAGTGTAAAGTTGCCCGAGCAAACATTTCAAAGCACCAGATGTTGGCTTCAAAACTGGGGATGCCCAATTTGTGGAGAGCAGAGGCCAGGTTCTGCACAGAACAGTATACCTGACGGTTTTATCCTCGGAGGTCTGGATGACGTACGGCTCCCCAGGAACCCAGCAGAGGTGCGTTACCTGTGGGAGAGGACGCATAATGAGGAACTCGCCCACCTGTCCCCTGCAGGCATACAATTTGCGTGGGCAGAGTGGCATGAGCAGTCTGTCCTTAGCTATATCTGATTCTTGGTTAAATGGCAGGAAAAGGCACTGGATGCAGAGGCTCCAAGTGCCAAAAGGCACTGGATTCAGGCTCCAAGATTACTCCAAGGTcatcttggagcctggacctaaaggccttttggagcccgcccaccccgctgcaagttaagcatcatctccctacacacacacagtattgaAGACACTTGAAGCTCTTGAAgacacaaacagcagctgaactcagaagaacgtaagaatataaaacgGGTATATGTATGCGAAAGCtggcctttgaagaagcaagatagaaaaagtgttgacgcttttgaacttgggtgctggagaagacttttgaggagaccatggacagccaggaaaacaaacacatggaacatagaacaaatcaatccagaattttcacttgaggcaccaatgaccaggctcaaactatcatactttggacatgttatgtgaagacccagctcccttgagaagtccataatgctggggaaagtggaaggaaagagaagaagaggacgaccagcagcaaggtggatggactcaatcacaacagccatgaatgcacctctgagagaccttcaaggccaagtggaagacagatcatcctggagagaatctatctatgagaTCGCTTAGTCGACACTgccttgacggcacttaatcaatcaagcaatcaatatGTCTGCAAATATGCCTTAGCAGAAACAGTTCAACGTGCAACTTAACCAAGTGCCTTTgagaagcaggagatgaaggcaccaGCCCTCCCCCaagttttctcccccccccatcttataAGCAGAGGTATACTACCCCTGAcaatggaggctccatttagtcAAACCGCCTCCCTTTCAAACGCCACCGGCTCTTACCAGATTCCTGGAAACGGTCGCTCTCTGCAGACAGCCCCCCATCTCCACATCCCACACGCACACGGCATTGTCACGGGAACCCGTGCAGAGCTGCTGGAAAGCTGAAGAAGCAGAGAGGGTTGGTGGAAACGCATCCCCGAGAGCTTTGCCTTTGTGCAAGAAGCCCGAGACGAGAGTGGCCTCTGCCGACTCACCTGGGCTGACCGCCAACCCCGTTACCACCAGTTCGTGTCCCGAGAAACACTGGGCTGGCTGGGACGAGCGGCGGGATTCCCACATCAGCACCGTCTTGTCCCGAGAAGCGCTGAAGAGCCAGTTGGAGTTGGGGAAGCAAGCGACCTAGGCGGGAGACGATCAGTCTAGACAGCCATTGTTCCCCTTAGAGAAGCATGCAGTCGGCCATCCCGAAAACAGGCTGTGGGGTCCCGCTTCGGGCCCCTTCTCTGGGTTTTCCTGTCGTTTAGGGAAACTATTTCCTCTAGCCATGGAGAGCGTACCAGAGAGTCCCAGTTCCCGGCCCTGCACCCAGtcccctgatgagctctcccagcagtttcgtgTCGATGTTAGACAACGTCAGAGACCATACGGAGCCCTGGGGGACCGTTCTGGCCGCCAGAATGGAAGGCTACCTTGCTAACTTCACGCTCGTGACCCACGAGCCGCCTCACCACTGTGCCGCTCCGCCAGTTGTATACCACGACagtctggaggaagagaaggagagttaCTGCGGCCGGTGCTTTTGGAGCAGTGAGGTGGAGATCGGAATACCTGGCATGCGCAATGAGCGTGGCCACAGAGTTCAGTCTAGTCCTGCAGGTGCTAAGGCAGAACGGCGCGGGGCTCCTTTACTGATCCAGGGGGACCTACAGTTCCCAGAACTCCCTGAGAGAAGGCCTGAAGCCAGTTTAAGTTGGAGACGCGCTGGAGAGTCtcaccctccaccaccaccaccctcttggTCCTCCTCAGATGCCATGGTGAACCAAGGCATCTCTCTTCATCTCACCAACCTTGTCTTTCCCTCCTGAGACGCACAGGTCTGAGGCGAGGGTCGCCACAGAAGTCACTGCGCCGTTGTGGGCTGGGCTGTATTGCAGAGGTGCCTTGCCGGGACAGCTCTCTTCCTCGTAGCGATCAGTCCTGTGGAGCAAGAAGGAAAGCAAGGGCTCAGTACAAGGCGGTAAACTCAGAGTCCGCCTTGCTGCAGACCTTGTGGCTGTGAGTTCCACGGATTAGTTCCGTGCTGTGCGAAGAGGTCCGTCCTTTCGTCTGCCTTGAACCTCCTCCTGCAAATCCATCTTATTGGGTGACCCTCCAGCGCTAAGGGATTAAACCGTATACTATTTAATCCCCTAGGACTAACACTCGTAAATCCTAGTATTATCagaaacagacagacacagcTCTCTCGGGACAGAGTCTCCGCACCAGTTATCTTTTAAACCTCTGCCATTCCCCGCTGTGACCCTTAGCAGTCttccttttaaaacaattcaaaattaaGAAATACCTCTAAAAGCAAATCAGCTTGCCAGGTGAAATAACTGAGTCATCTGCAATAGTGcaatctactctgactggcagcagctcttcagtgcTTCAGGCACAGCGtccttcccaggcctacctggagatgctgcccgggagtgaacctgggaccttctgcctgcaaagcagattttCTGCCACTGAACTAGGGCCCTTCTGCAAAAGTCGCCTTaccccaagtcagacccttggcccatcgagctcaggatcgcccaccctgactggcagcggctctccaaggtttcatgcaagaGTCTTCCCCAAttctacccggagatgctgccggggagccaacgtgggaccttctgcatggaaagcacatGCGCTATGGCTCCATTATGAAGCCCCGTGGGCGAGCCATTCTTCCTCTGCCtggcctacctcgcagggttgttacGAGGCTGAGACGCCGCTGCGGCCTCCTTGGGGAAGGGGCTAGGTGGAAAGGCCACGCCCAGATCGGCGAGATGCAGGAACCCCGCCCCACGGCGCCGTTCAGCCTGGTGGGGGCCTGCTCAGCCACCCCCTTTACCTGTACTTGGAGGCGTGGTTGCCGCTCAGCTTGCTGTGCAGCCTCCCCATGACAACACATCGACCGGCAAAGACCTGGAAGCTCTCCGCTTGGCCGCAATCCCCTGGCAAGAGGACAAGGGAGGGAATTAACGGAAAGCACTTTCTTTCCCATGTTTGCCCACATCTCATTATCCATGCTATTGATCACAATGCCTGTTGAGCTCTTGGTTCTTTTCCCTGCCACAACCCGGTCCTTGACTACAAACGAATTtcggaacataggcagctgccgtatactgagtcagacgcttgctccatctagcccagtatggtctacccagcctggcagcagcgtctcc includes these proteins:
- the WDR31 gene encoding WD repeat-containing protein 31 — protein: MGRLHSKLSGNHASKYRTDRYEEESCPGKAPLQYSPAHNGAVTSVATLASDLCVSGGKDKTVVVYNWRSGTVVRRLVGHEREVSKVACFPNSNWLFSASRDKTVLMWESRRSSQPAQCFSGHELVVTGLAVSPAFQQLCTGSRDNAVCVWDVEMGGCLQRATVSRNLVTHLCWVPGEPYVIQTSEDKTVRIWDTRDLQVAHAFPPKQHIQTSCDVSLDGRYCVSSSSGFGGEGCEVTLWDLRQTRCRVREFRGHIQTTASCIFLPPGLAAFPGIATASHDCTVNVWNQDTGACLTTFCLAGAGPLSALASCENAALLCASSNSGIHLLKVNSAKGLELQEAATF